In Alteromonas sp. V450, the following proteins share a genomic window:
- the add gene encoding adenosine deaminase produces the protein MNSRLPLLDLHRHLDGNVRLSTILELGQQFDITLPHYSIDGLRPYAQVTTIAPDLVAFLDKLTWGVSVLGNLDACKRIAIENVEDAIGQGIDYAELRFSPAFMAEKHNLPLQGVVEAVVDGVKSATKNNDIKVNLIGILSRSFGVQSCLNELTAILACKHSITAVDLAGNEKDFPGDLFVEHFQKVKRAELHITIHAGEASGPQSIWQAIEGLGATRIGHGVHAINDKKLMDYLRDNRIGIESCLTSNILTNTVQSLSQHPLRRFLDHGILASINTDDPAVQGVELDHEFTVAAKQAGLTPAHIQKAQENALAIAFLSQSEKNELLKRHR, from the coding sequence ATGAACTCACGCCTTCCTTTGCTTGATTTGCATCGTCATTTAGATGGTAATGTGCGTCTGTCCACCATTCTTGAGCTTGGCCAGCAGTTTGATATCACTTTACCTCACTACTCCATAGACGGGTTGAGACCCTATGCTCAAGTAACAACAATAGCCCCTGATTTAGTTGCATTTTTAGATAAGCTCACGTGGGGTGTTAGCGTTCTCGGCAATCTTGACGCTTGCAAACGTATTGCTATTGAAAATGTCGAAGATGCTATTGGGCAGGGAATAGATTACGCAGAACTGCGTTTTAGTCCTGCTTTTATGGCTGAAAAGCACAACTTGCCCCTGCAAGGTGTAGTAGAAGCGGTGGTAGATGGCGTAAAAAGCGCAACTAAAAACAACGACATAAAAGTGAATTTGATCGGCATTCTATCGCGCTCGTTTGGCGTTCAATCTTGCCTAAATGAACTAACGGCAATTTTAGCTTGTAAACACAGTATTACTGCTGTTGACCTAGCGGGCAATGAAAAAGACTTCCCTGGCGACCTGTTCGTAGAGCATTTTCAGAAAGTAAAGCGGGCCGAACTTCATATAACGATACACGCCGGTGAGGCTAGTGGCCCCCAGAGTATTTGGCAAGCCATTGAGGGGTTGGGTGCCACGCGTATAGGACATGGTGTTCATGCTATAAACGACAAAAAGCTAATGGACTATTTACGTGATAACCGCATTGGCATTGAAAGTTGTTTAACCAGCAACATCTTAACTAACACTGTCCAGTCTTTATCCCAACATCCACTGCGGCGTTTTTTAGATCACGGTATATTAGCGAGTATCAATACCGACGACCCAGCGGTACAGGGGGTAGAGCTTGACCACGAGTTTACCGTTGCTGCTAAGCAAGCCGGATTGACACCGGCTCATATTCAAAAGGCCCAAGAAAATGCGCTCGCCATCGCGTTTTTAAGCCAAAGTGAGAAAAACGAACTGTTAAAACGGCACCGTTAG